A region from the Nodularia sp. LEGE 06071 genome encodes:
- a CDS encoding non-ribosomal peptide synthetase: MNLHLLLHTLSSQGIKLAANHNSLAVDAPKGVLTPELRDALLEHKIELLELLRQNSLNNAALPPIIPEPNQRYAPFPLTDMQHAFWVGRSGVFELGNVANHGYYEIEGQNLNLERLNQGLHKLIDRHDMLRAIVLADGQQQILETVPPYEIKVLDLRGKDQGLIASELAAIRDRLSHQVLPADRFPLFEFCVTLLDKERFRLHISYDLQVFDAWSLFRLFDEWHQLYQDPERELTPLTISFRDYVLAEQAIAKTELYARSQNYWFARLDSLPNAPELPLAKHPQEIKNHLCQRYQGGLAPEEWRQLKQKAGQAGLTPTGVLMAAFAEIITVWSKNPQFTINLALFNRLPLHTQVNDILGDFTSVNLLAVDNSTPEAFSDRALRLQKQLWQDLEHRYISGVKITRELARKKGTAPSAMPVVFTSTLGFSSIGQDTLTFSRFGELVYGISQASQAWMDVQVWEEKETLTFNWDVVKELFYEGLIEDMFEAYCRFLKQLATNDSAWHATERQLIPPAQLARREALNNTTTHLLDTTLQGLFSKQVAQRPEKTAVVASDRTLTYQELSDRSHRVAHRLRSLGVTSNQLVAIVMEKGWEQIVAVMGIITSGAAYIPIDPQLPQQRKEYLLEHSQAKIILTQSWLLETLKLPAGIETICLDTDDLADESNQALEPIQTDEDLAYVIYTSGSTGLPKGVAIAHRNVINVVVQTNQRFHIDDKDSILNISALHHDLSVYDIFGLLSAGGTIVIPDAEKIKDPSHWAELITREAITLWNSVPPMMEMLVDRLEMQPQSLPQSLRLAILGGDWLPVSLPDRLRALIPQVKILSIGGPTETTVWNIGYEIAAVEPTWKSIPYGKPMANSKYYILNEMLDDCPVWVTGEMYCAGVQLAKGYWQDQAKTNAKFIIHPRTGERIYRTGDMGRYLPDGNIEFLGRVDLQLKIRGYRIEAGEIEATLTQHPEIKAAVVVAIKKQNREYLVAYLVAHSSVPPAIVQLRCFLGDRLPEYMIPSAFIFLDALPLSANGKIDRRQLAEREYLEEIMTATYIAPQNNLEIQIAAVWQEVLGLEKVGINDNFFDVGGDSLSIAKVFNKLNDTLPNQAKNISFIEMYKYTTISSLANYLGSNNSTSLDMTNIEEKTSNELKKRHLGRLLNKSKLK, translated from the coding sequence ATGAATTTACATTTACTTTTACATACTCTCTCTAGCCAAGGTATAAAACTAGCGGCTAATCACAATTCATTAGCGGTTGATGCCCCCAAGGGAGTCTTAACACCGGAACTGCGCGATGCTTTACTTGAGCATAAAATCGAACTTTTAGAATTGTTGCGGCAAAATAGCCTGAATAATGCGGCTTTACCCCCCATCATTCCTGAACCAAACCAGCGTTATGCACCTTTCCCTTTAACTGATATGCAGCACGCTTTTTGGGTAGGGCGCAGTGGTGTATTTGAGTTGGGTAATGTTGCTAATCATGGTTACTACGAGATTGAAGGTCAAAATTTAAATTTAGAACGATTAAATCAAGGACTGCACAAATTAATTGATCGCCATGATATGCTGAGGGCGATTGTCTTAGCAGATGGTCAACAACAGATTTTAGAAACAGTTCCTCCCTATGAAATTAAAGTTTTAGATTTACGAGGTAAAGACCAAGGTTTGATTGCGTCTGAACTAGCAGCAATTCGCGATCGCCTGTCACATCAAGTTTTACCTGCGGATCGTTTTCCCTTGTTTGAATTTTGCGTCACTTTATTAGATAAGGAACGCTTTCGTCTACATATTAGTTACGATTTGCAAGTTTTTGATGCTTGGAGTTTATTTCGTCTGTTTGATGAATGGCATCAACTTTATCAAGACCCCGAAAGAGAATTAACGCCCCTAACCATCTCCTTTCGGGATTATGTTCTCGCCGAACAAGCGATCGCCAAGACTGAATTATACGCGCGATCGCAAAACTATTGGTTTGCTCGCTTAGATAGTTTACCTAATGCACCAGAGTTACCTTTAGCTAAACACCCACAAGAAATTAAAAATCATCTCTGTCAAAGGTATCAAGGCGGTTTAGCACCAGAGGAATGGCGACAGTTAAAACAAAAGGCAGGACAAGCAGGTTTGACTCCCACAGGGGTATTGATGGCTGCTTTTGCCGAGATTATCACAGTCTGGAGTAAAAACCCGCAATTTACGATTAATCTGGCTTTATTTAACCGTCTGCCACTGCATACCCAAGTTAACGATATTTTGGGGGACTTTACCTCGGTCAATTTACTAGCTGTAGATAATTCTACTCCCGAAGCATTTAGCGATCGCGCCCTTCGGTTACAAAAACAACTCTGGCAAGATTTAGAACATCGTTATATCAGTGGCGTAAAAATAACTAGAGAATTGGCTCGTAAAAAAGGTACTGCACCCAGTGCTATGCCAGTAGTCTTTACCAGTACCCTCGGCTTTAGTTCTATCGGACAAGACACCTTAACCTTTAGCCGCTTTGGGGAGTTAGTCTACGGTATTAGTCAAGCATCTCAAGCTTGGATGGATGTTCAAGTCTGGGAAGAAAAAGAAACATTAACTTTTAACTGGGATGTGGTCAAAGAACTTTTCTATGAAGGTTTGATAGAGGATATGTTTGAGGCTTATTGCAGATTTCTCAAACAATTAGCAACCAATGATTCTGCATGGCACGCCACAGAAAGACAGCTAATTCCGCCAGCGCAACTAGCACGCAGAGAAGCCCTGAATAATACTACTACTCACCTTCTGGATACGACTCTGCAAGGTTTATTTAGCAAACAAGTAGCCCAAAGACCAGAAAAGACGGCTGTTGTTGCTAGCGATCGCACTTTAACATATCAAGAATTAAGCGATCGCAGCCATCGAGTTGCTCATCGTCTGCGTTCTTTAGGAGTGACTTCCAACCAGCTAGTAGCCATAGTTATGGAAAAAGGATGGGAGCAAATTGTCGCTGTCATGGGAATTATTACTTCCGGTGCAGCTTATATTCCCATCGATCCTCAATTACCCCAACAGAGAAAAGAATATTTACTCGAACATAGCCAAGCCAAAATAATTCTGACTCAATCTTGGCTATTAGAAACCCTGAAATTACCAGCCGGAATTGAGACTATTTGTTTAGACACAGACGATTTAGCCGATGAAAGTAATCAAGCCTTAGAACCAATCCAGACAGATGAAGATTTAGCTTATGTCATCTATACTTCCGGTTCTACAGGCTTACCAAAAGGGGTAGCGATCGCACATCGCAATGTGATTAACGTCGTCGTTCAAACTAATCAGCGCTTCCATATTGACGACAAAGACAGCATTCTCAATATTTCTGCCCTGCATCACGACCTGTCAGTTTACGATATTTTTGGTCTTCTCAGTGCTGGTGGGACTATCGTGATTCCTGATGCCGAAAAAATTAAAGACCCCAGCCATTGGGCAGAATTAATCACCAGAGAAGCAATAACTCTGTGGAATTCTGTACCGCCGATGATGGAAATGTTAGTAGATCGCTTAGAGATGCAGCCCCAATCTCTACCCCAAAGTTTGCGTTTGGCTATTTTAGGCGGTGATTGGCTACCAGTTTCCCTCCCCGACCGCCTCAGAGCTTTAATTCCCCAAGTTAAAATACTCAGTATTGGGGGACCCACCGAAACAACGGTTTGGAATATTGGCTATGAGATCGCCGCAGTGGAGCCGACATGGAAGAGTATTCCCTATGGCAAACCGATGGCAAATTCTAAATATTATATTTTGAATGAAATGCTCGATGATTGTCCCGTTTGGGTAACTGGTGAAATGTATTGTGCGGGGGTACAGTTAGCCAAAGGTTATTGGCAGGATCAAGCCAAAACAAACGCGAAATTTATCATTCATCCCCGGACTGGCGAAAGAATTTATCGCACAGGAGATATGGGACGCTACTTACCCGACGGCAATATCGAATTTTTAGGCAGGGTAGACTTACAGCTAAAGATTCGGGGATATCGCATAGAAGCGGGAGAAATTGAGGCTACTTTAACCCAGCATCCCGAAATTAAAGCGGCAGTAGTTGTGGCTATCAAAAAACAAAATCGGGAATATTTGGTGGCTTATTTAGTTGCTCACTCTTCAGTCCCACCAGCCATAGTCCAATTGCGCTGTTTTTTAGGCGATCGCTTACCAGAATACATGATCCCATCAGCTTTTATTTTCCTCGATGCCTTACCGCTTTCTGCCAATGGCAAAATTGATCGTCGCCAGCTTGCTGAACGCGAATATCTAGAGGAAATAATGACGGCTACTTATATAGCCCCTCAAAATAATTTGGAAATTCAAATTGCTGCGGTTTGGCAAGAAGTTTTAGGTTTAGAAAAAGTTGGTATCAATGATAATTTTTTTGATGTGGGCGGAGATTCGTTGTCAATTGCTAAGGTTTTTAACAAGTTGAATGATACGTTGCCTAATCAAGCTAAAAATATTTCATTCATAGAAATGTATAAATATACAACTATTTCTTCTTTAGCTAACTATTTGGGAAGCAATAATTCTACTAGTTTAGATATGACAAATATTGAAGAAAAAACTAGCAATGAGTTGAAAAAACGCCATTTAGGACGGTTGTTAAATAAATCAAAGCTCAAATAA
- a CDS encoding 3-oxoacyl-[acyl-carrier-protein] synthase III C-terminal domain-containing protein, producing MSTHSTLLPIGICSLAISFPEVIRTNDYWQKKYPELVISQPKRNRKTRSPISHREDNGFDIWSQEVAPYLSDSFRGSLERRVLGEHESSLDVQCRAAMDALTAAKLTAAEVDVVLVTALFAHNLGMDNTTQLARKLGLKCPVWSLDSTCSSALIALQNAHALIQTGEYRNALIVVSHFGSNTVRETDTLAWSMGDGAGAFIVSHLQPNQGVLANKVVSTTITHSAYSHELEIDQLGKPQIITQTGENAGSLAETAVDFVRTCCQEVAVKAGVNLAEIDFFVFNTPTAWYANVCTRALGIPPERTINLYPYYGNIGPVFPLANLYHAVKEGKITENSLILIYTNGASATAAATIMRWGDVGLGTAPAPAITSRDTTIQLQQIEQRDGAEQKLSKAEILAAQPEEQQQIVQNYLIAWLSHSLQLLPDEIDPQQTLTMWLDSLMAFSLRSRIEADWEIRVPIENFFGENNLINLTQLILDRLALSNLLISPSVNSNEDLERETLSL from the coding sequence GTGTCCACACACTCCACACTTTTACCAATAGGCATTTGCTCCCTAGCCATTAGCTTTCCTGAAGTTATTCGTACTAATGATTATTGGCAGAAAAAATATCCTGAGCTTGTAATTTCTCAGCCCAAAAGAAACAGAAAAACTCGTTCTCCAATATCTCACAGAGAAGATAATGGTTTTGATATTTGGTCTCAAGAAGTTGCACCCTATTTATCAGACTCCTTTCGCGGCAGTTTAGAACGGCGAGTTTTGGGTGAGCATGAATCTTCCCTAGATGTACAATGTCGGGCAGCAATGGACGCATTGACAGCAGCTAAATTAACCGCAGCAGAGGTAGATGTTGTTCTTGTCACTGCCCTTTTTGCTCATAATTTGGGCATGGATAATACCACTCAATTAGCACGAAAATTAGGCTTGAAATGTCCTGTATGGAGTCTTGATTCGACTTGTTCTAGTGCGTTGATAGCTCTGCAAAATGCCCACGCTTTAATCCAAACTGGAGAATATCGAAATGCCTTGATAGTTGTTTCACACTTTGGTTCAAATACTGTTAGAGAAACAGATACCCTAGCTTGGTCGATGGGAGATGGTGCAGGGGCTTTTATCGTCAGCCACCTCCAACCAAATCAAGGAGTTTTAGCTAATAAAGTGGTTTCTACGACTATTACCCATAGTGCATACTCTCACGAACTAGAAATTGATCAGTTAGGTAAACCACAAATTATCACGCAAACTGGAGAAAATGCCGGCAGTTTAGCAGAAACAGCCGTTGATTTCGTTCGCACCTGTTGTCAAGAAGTTGCGGTTAAAGCGGGAGTAAATTTAGCAGAAATTGATTTTTTTGTTTTTAATACTCCTACAGCTTGGTATGCCAATGTTTGTACAAGAGCTTTAGGTATTCCACCGGAACGCACGATTAATCTTTATCCCTACTATGGCAATATTGGACCTGTTTTTCCCCTAGCGAATCTTTACCATGCAGTTAAAGAAGGAAAAATCACAGAAAATAGTTTAATTTTAATCTACACTAACGGCGCATCAGCTACCGCAGCAGCAACAATTATGCGTTGGGGAGATGTGGGACTGGGAACAGCACCAGCACCTGCAATTACATCTCGCGATACTACCATTCAGCTACAGCAAATAGAACAGCGTGATGGCGCGGAACAAAAACTATCAAAAGCAGAAATATTAGCTGCACAACCAGAAGAACAACAGCAAATAGTCCAAAACTATTTAATAGCATGGTTATCTCATTCCTTACAGCTTTTACCTGACGAAATCGACCCTCAACAAACCTTAACAATGTGGCTTGATTCTTTAATGGCATTCTCTCTGAGAAGTCGCATAGAAGCAGACTGGGAAATTAGAGTCCCGATTGAAAATTTCTTTGGTGAAAATAATTTAATTAATTTGACTCAGCTAATATTAGATAGGTTAGCTCTGAGCAATTTATTAATTTCACCATCTGTCAATAGCAACGAAGATTTAGAACGAGAAACATTGAGTTTGTAA
- a CDS encoding holo-ACP synthase, whose protein sequence is MYTKECQDDRIIKHSLEIVKIQSFKQVLAREGENFVKQHYTNLECSVTDAGERWIQYLAGRWAAKTVITNCLTKDESQSANLTNKNHDQSISWLNIEISRLPTGQPLVKLFGKYQERATRLGIKQWLLSISHTAIYAVASAAVVVKNSQL, encoded by the coding sequence ATGTATACAAAAGAATGTCAAGATGATCGCATCATTAAGCACAGTTTGGAAATCGTCAAAATTCAATCATTCAAACAAGTTTTAGCACGAGAAGGAGAGAATTTTGTCAAGCAACACTATACAAATCTTGAATGTAGCGTTACCGATGCTGGTGAAAGGTGGATTCAATATTTAGCTGGTCGTTGGGCTGCTAAAACTGTAATCACTAATTGTCTGACTAAAGACGAAAGCCAAAGCGCTAATTTGACCAACAAAAATCACGATCAATCTATTTCGTGGCTGAATATTGAAATCAGCAGATTGCCCACGGGTCAACCGTTAGTAAAACTGTTCGGTAAATACCAAGAAAGAGCAACGAGACTGGGGATTAAGCAATGGCTATTAAGTATTAGTCATACTGCTATCTATGCTGTAGCTAGTGCCGCCGTAGTCGTAAAAAATAGCCAATTATAA
- a CDS encoding anthranilate synthase component I family protein, translated as MLVEIKTAVKYQETFVPGQREAIVVLNNLLEAGIFSEYFLYEGKDEVRIAGGQLAKVVVTPDQVLLESPERSAAEPISDPFKQVEALLNSLSIGDWTAYGYTAFELAHFYSSYSKVGQQPLCHFLVPETELHFTKQGVKIKTTKSLDLVRRQLFVDNPLPNYEAATFDLDGKDRAKYENSVSTLIDSIKNANLHKAIISRSFNFPGDLNTLGTYVLSAKANNSARSYCFNLGDIRAVGFSPETLMEVNRKGFVTTNPLAGTRPRGVNIEEDIRFNNELFTDAKEVKEHSLSVWLAQDEIAAVCVPETVQILNFMEVKQYRCVQHLSSRVGGQLKVGNTLWDAFKVLFPGITVSGISKDKALKWIDHLEEEPRGIYAGGIGWLNSHGEADIAIAIRSVYQYGNRIQLNAGAGIVAESIPENEYIESVNKMNTMLNNLVLRK; from the coding sequence ATGCTAGTAGAAATTAAAACCGCAGTTAAATATCAGGAAACTTTTGTTCCTGGGCAAAGAGAAGCAATTGTAGTTCTTAACAATCTTCTGGAAGCAGGAATTTTTAGCGAATATTTCCTGTATGAAGGTAAGGATGAAGTTCGCATTGCTGGAGGCCAACTAGCTAAAGTCGTAGTCACTCCCGATCAAGTATTACTTGAAAGTCCAGAACGGTCGGCTGCGGAACCAATTAGCGATCCCTTTAAACAGGTCGAGGCTTTATTAAATTCTTTGTCTATTGGAGATTGGACAGCCTATGGTTATACAGCCTTTGAGCTAGCGCATTTTTATTCTTCTTACTCCAAAGTCGGTCAACAGCCTTTGTGTCACTTTTTAGTTCCCGAAACTGAGTTGCACTTTACCAAACAAGGAGTCAAGATTAAAACCACTAAGTCCTTAGATTTGGTCAGACGACAACTGTTTGTTGATAATCCGTTACCAAATTACGAAGCCGCAACCTTTGACCTTGATGGCAAAGATAGAGCAAAATATGAAAACTCTGTCAGTACCTTGATTGACTCAATTAAAAATGCTAATTTGCACAAAGCTATTATTTCTCGTTCCTTTAATTTTCCTGGAGACCTAAATACTTTAGGTACTTATGTTCTCAGTGCTAAAGCAAATAACTCTGCCCGTTCTTATTGTTTTAATCTAGGAGATATTCGTGCAGTCGGTTTTAGCCCTGAAACCTTAATGGAAGTGAATCGCAAAGGTTTTGTCACCACTAATCCTTTAGCGGGAACGCGACCCCGTGGTGTCAATATAGAAGAAGATATTAGGTTTAACAACGAACTTTTTACTGATGCGAAAGAGGTCAAAGAACATTCCCTTTCGGTTTGGTTGGCACAGGATGAAATTGCTGCCGTTTGTGTACCAGAAACGGTGCAAATATTAAATTTCATGGAAGTTAAACAATATCGTTGTGTACAACACCTATCATCGCGAGTTGGGGGTCAACTCAAGGTAGGTAATACCCTTTGGGATGCTTTCAAAGTCTTATTTCCCGGAATTACGGTATCGGGAATTAGTAAAGACAAAGCCTTAAAATGGATTGATCATCTAGAGGAAGAACCAAGGGGAATTTATGCTGGTGGTATTGGTTGGTTAAACAGTCACGGAGAAGCAGATATCGCGATCGCAATCCGTTCAGTTTATCAGTATGGCAATCGGATTCAGTTAAATGCCGGAGCAGGAATTGTGGCTGAATCTATTCCTGAAAATGAGTATATCGAGTCTGTGAATAAGATGAACACCATGTTAAATAATTTAGTTCTCAGAAAATAG
- a CDS encoding benzoate-CoA ligase family protein, with the protein MSRIDEDLGDVFNLASYLLEGNLARGNGDKIALCDRDQTYTYSQLSNLVRRSAKLMAKLGLERENRIAILLPNQLESVVVFLGAIWLGAIPVPINPACSLAEINHILQDSRSKVLLTSHTWQEKLTPLSSEYLRHVLLVDGQQPFLSQLQDGAELTTCASTSGDEAAFWLYTSGSTGKPKGVIHAHQSALVCIKQYAEAVLGLNEEDILYSVANIAFAYGLGNSVYFPMAVGATSVLSDASNAFGMIEDIQRYQPTVFFGIPSVYARILELKDIVALDSSSLRLCVSAAEQLPKPIWNEWKEIHGLEICEGIGTTEFLHIFLSNRIGESKPGSSGRPIGGYDVEVVNESGFPCEDDQIGELQVRGESLMLGYWNQLQKTRQAIFGNMMRTGDKYKRDRNGYFWFMGRGDDLFKVNGQWISPLEIEEVLHQHQQVLEVAVVPEYQGGEKLTEIVAYISLKSSQQPSVETEKSIRQFTKQHLPHFKTPKQIYFLDKLPRTSTGKIHRQVLKKHSDSLILAP; encoded by the coding sequence ATGAGTAGAATTGACGAAGATTTAGGTGATGTTTTTAACCTTGCGTCTTATTTGCTAGAGGGCAATTTAGCACGAGGAAATGGAGATAAAATCGCTCTGTGCGATCGCGATCAAACTTATACTTACTCACAATTAAGTAATTTAGTCCGACGTAGCGCCAAGTTAATGGCAAAACTCGGACTAGAAAGAGAAAATCGGATTGCCATTTTACTACCCAATCAATTAGAGTCGGTAGTAGTCTTTTTAGGAGCAATTTGGCTGGGTGCTATCCCCGTACCGATTAATCCGGCTTGTTCTTTAGCAGAAATCAACCACATTCTCCAAGACTCTCGCAGCAAGGTTTTGCTCACAAGCCATACATGGCAAGAAAAACTGACTCCTCTCTCGTCAGAATATTTACGTCATGTCTTACTCGTCGATGGCCAACAACCTTTTTTATCTCAGCTACAAGATGGCGCTGAACTCACAACTTGTGCCTCAACATCGGGTGATGAAGCAGCTTTTTGGCTTTACACTTCTGGGAGTACGGGAAAACCAAAAGGCGTAATTCATGCCCATCAGAGTGCATTAGTCTGCATCAAACAATATGCTGAAGCCGTCTTAGGCTTAAACGAGGAAGATATTCTCTATTCCGTCGCCAATATCGCTTTTGCCTATGGTTTAGGAAACAGTGTCTATTTTCCGATGGCAGTGGGTGCAACCTCGGTGTTATCTGATGCCAGTAATGCCTTCGGCATGATTGAAGACATTCAACGCTATCAACCCACAGTATTTTTTGGCATCCCTAGCGTTTATGCCAGAATCTTAGAATTAAAAGACATTGTGGCGTTAGACTCCTCATCTCTGCGCTTATGCGTATCCGCAGCCGAACAACTACCAAAGCCTATTTGGAATGAATGGAAAGAGATACATGGCCTAGAAATTTGTGAAGGAATTGGAACAACAGAGTTTTTACATATCTTTCTCTCAAATCGTATAGGAGAGTCTAAACCCGGAAGTTCTGGTCGTCCCATAGGTGGCTATGACGTGGAGGTTGTGAATGAAAGTGGTTTTCCCTGTGAAGATGATCAGATTGGCGAACTACAAGTGCGTGGCGAAAGTTTGATGCTGGGTTACTGGAATCAACTGCAAAAAACGCGCCAAGCTATCTTCGGTAACATGATGCGGACTGGAGATAAGTATAAGCGCGATCGCAATGGTTATTTCTGGTTTATGGGACGAGGAGATGATTTATTTAAAGTCAACGGTCAATGGATTTCGCCTTTGGAAATAGAAGAAGTTTTACACCAGCATCAACAAGTTTTGGAAGTAGCAGTAGTCCCAGAATATCAAGGTGGCGAAAAACTGACAGAAATCGTCGCATACATCAGCTTGAAATCCTCACAACAGCCTAGTGTAGAGACAGAGAAAAGTATTCGTCAGTTTACTAAACAGCATTTACCTCATTTTAAAACTCCCAAACAGATTTACTTCCTGGACAAATTACCCCGGACATCTACAGGCAAAATTCATCGTCAAGTATTAAAAAAACACTCTGATTCATTAATTCTCGCTCCATAG
- a CDS encoding holo-ACP synthase translates to MKGIGVDIASIPKIAKLIASCDRETLTLVFTTQEQNYCHSVSDRLLYYTLCFGVKEAVGKALGIGLVGIDWNEIETDLTQAQPQVRLSGQAKTQAQILGIKQWLVNWWEWQDCVLVNVLALCEEQINE, encoded by the coding sequence ATTAAAGGGATTGGCGTTGATATTGCATCCATACCCAAAATTGCCAAGTTAATTGCTAGCTGCGATCGCGAAACTTTAACCCTTGTCTTTACCACCCAAGAACAAAACTATTGCCATTCGGTTAGCGATCGCCTGCTCTATTATACTTTGTGCTTTGGAGTTAAAGAAGCCGTAGGCAAGGCTTTGGGCATCGGTTTAGTAGGAATTGACTGGAATGAAATTGAAACAGACTTAACTCAAGCACAGCCACAAGTTCGTTTATCCGGACAAGCCAAAACTCAAGCTCAAATTCTGGGGATTAAACAGTGGTTGGTGAATTGGTGGGAGTGGCAAGATTGCGTGCTAGTTAATGTTTTAGCTCTCTGTGAGGAACAGATAAATGAGTAG
- a CDS encoding acyl carrier protein, with amino-acid sequence MDTVKAIKNLEDILKDLGIPEDMICPNALINQDLQLDSTEIVEVSLALKRKLGIKVKLETRQDKTLTEICTLIESALSETESQNSI; translated from the coding sequence ATGGATACTGTAAAAGCAATAAAAAATCTTGAGGATATACTCAAAGATTTGGGAATTCCAGAGGACATGATTTGCCCTAATGCGCTAATTAATCAAGATTTACAGCTAGATTCTACAGAAATAGTCGAAGTCTCTTTGGCATTAAAACGGAAGTTAGGAATTAAAGTCAAACTCGAAACCCGTCAGGACAAAACTTTGACCGAAATCTGTACTTTAATTGAGTCAGCTTTATCAGAAACGGAAAGTCAGAACTCAATTTAG
- a CDS encoding sucrase ferredoxin — protein sequence MTTPKLLTDCQFCSVVSKENGEDPIGTANPCSGWLLMELPLPWTEERFHSDPILQPIHDLFHELYDQGIRVAPMAIASDKEYSIPGLSRVFYYQRPASTFAQFEKQEFLLPPNQIAQLAKALIFESANLPQFEQYRKTAIPVRQLMVCTHGNIDIACARFGQPIYQILRQEYASSSSGELEVWRCSHFGGHQFAPTLVDFPTGQVWGHLEPEILEVLVQRNHPVTELRSFYRGWSGLSKFEQIVEREIWMQEGWDWLKYHKLGRILAKDHVNEEANWAEVQIDFAAPDGRVTGSYAAKVEVCGSVISAYNSGQALTTVKQYQVSQLRRTT from the coding sequence ATGACGACACCAAAACTTTTAACTGATTGTCAGTTTTGCTCAGTAGTTTCCAAAGAAAATGGTGAAGATCCCATTGGTACGGCTAACCCTTGTAGTGGTTGGTTGCTGATGGAATTGCCTTTACCTTGGACTGAAGAGCGCTTTCACTCAGACCCAATTCTCCAGCCCATTCATGATTTGTTTCATGAACTTTATGACCAGGGAATTCGGGTTGCACCAATGGCGATCGCTTCTGATAAAGAGTATTCTATCCCTGGGCTGTCTCGCGTTTTCTACTACCAGCGTCCAGCGTCTACTTTTGCCCAATTTGAAAAACAAGAGTTTCTTCTCCCCCCCAACCAAATTGCTCAACTAGCGAAAGCTCTGATTTTTGAGTCCGCTAATTTACCTCAGTTTGAACAGTACCGAAAAACTGCTATTCCTGTCCGCCAGTTAATGGTCTGTACCCACGGTAACATAGACATTGCTTGTGCGCGATTTGGTCAGCCCATCTATCAAATTCTCCGCCAAGAATATGCGTCTAGTTCCAGTGGTGAATTAGAAGTTTGGCGCTGTTCTCATTTCGGAGGTCATCAGTTTGCGCCGACTTTAGTAGATTTTCCCACAGGTCAGGTTTGGGGTCATCTTGAACCCGAAATACTAGAAGTCTTAGTGCAACGCAACCATCCAGTTACAGAACTGCGTTCATTTTACCGAGGCTGGAGTGGACTGAGCAAATTTGAGCAAATTGTTGAGCGTGAGATTTGGATGCAGGAAGGCTGGGATTGGCTGAAATACCATAAATTAGGACGAATACTAGCAAAAGATCATGTCAATGAAGAGGCTAATTGGGCAGAAGTGCAGATAGATTTTGCTGCTCCCGATGGGCGGGTAACAGGAAGCTACGCAGCTAAAGTTGAGGTTTGTGGTTCGGTAATTAGTGCTTATAACTCTGGACAGGCGTTGACAACTGTCAAGCAATATCAGGTTAGTCAACTAAGACGAACTACATAA